One genomic region from Argentina anserina chromosome 2, drPotAnse1.1, whole genome shotgun sequence encodes:
- the LOC126783567 gene encoding aspartic proteinase Asp1-like isoform X3 gives MGRSVKPRLTLTALLVLCLSATFFCCCLCETNQPQTNKKSAHLDTYGSSAVFPLQGNVYPLGYYSVSLSIGNPGKRFDLDIDTGSDLTWVQCDAPCTGCTKPREHLYKPKNNLVQCEDPLCAAFHSPASYPCNTPSDQCDYEVEYADQGSSLGVLVKDYFPLKFTNGSQLGPRLTFGCGYDQKHSGLSLPSTTGVLGLGTGKVSIVSQLSRLGLTKNVVGHCLSGQGGGYLFFGDDIVPFSGVMWTPRSSNLLENHYSSGPAELVFGGKPTGVKGLDLVFDSGSSYTYFNSKAYGALVKLLRTDLKGRPLKDATEDTSLPICWKGSKPFKSVRDAQSYFKPFSLSFTNVKNVQLQISPEAYLIVSKHGNVCLGILNGSEVGLGSMNIIGDITLLDKIVIYDNENRRIGWGPANCNRLPNS, from the exons ATGGGTCGCAGCGTTAAACCCCGATTAACATTGACGGCGTTATTGGTTCTGTGTTTGTCTGCAACGTTTTTCTGTTGCTGTCTCTGCGAAACCAATCAGCCCCAGACGAATAAGAAGTCGGCCCACTTGGACACCTATGGTTCTTCTGCTGTTTTCCCTCTTCAGGGCAATGTTTATCCTCTTGG GTACTACTCTGTGTCCCTCAGCATTGGCAACCCAGGCAAGCGTTTCGACCTTGATATTGATACTGGTAGTGATCTCACATGGGTCCAATGTGATGCTCCCTGTACCGGCTGTACCAAG CCCCGCGAGCATCTTTATAAACCAAAAAACAACCTTGTTCAATGTGAAGACCCTCTTTGTGCGGCATTTCATTCACCGGCAAGTTATCCGTGCAACACTCCAAGTGACCAATGTGACTATGAAGTTGAATATGCTGATCAAGGTTCATCTCTGGGTGTGCTGGTCAAGGATTACTTTCCCCTGAAATTCACCAATGGCTCTCAGCTTGGTCCTCGTTTGACATTTGG GTGTGGATATGATCAAAAACATTCTGGTCTAAGTTTGCCTTCCACCACTGGAGTTCTTGGCCTTGGTACTGGCAAAGTGAGCATTGTGTCACAATTAAGTCGCCTGGGTTTGACTAAAAATGTGGTTGGTCACTGTTTAAGTGGGCAAGGAGGAGGATATCTGTTCTTTGGGGATGATATTGTCCCTTTTTCAGGAGTCATGTGGACTCCAAGGTCAAGCAATTTGTTGGA aaatcACTACTCATCTGGACCAGCAGAACTTGTCTTTGGTGGTAAGCCCACTGGTGTGAAGGGCCTCGACTTGGTTTTTGACAGTGGGAGCTCCTACACTTACTTCAATTCCAAAGCTTACGGAGCATTAGTTAAGCTG TTGAGAACTGATTTGAAAGGTAGGCCTCTGAAGGATGCAACTGAAGACACATCCCTGCCAATTTGCTGGAAAGGCAGCAAACCTTTCAAATCTGTCCGTGACGCACAAAGTTATTTCAAACCCTTCTCACTGAGCTTTACTAATGTCAAGAATGTTCAGCTGCAAATATCACCCGAAGCTTATCTCATAGTTTCA aaacatggcaatgtgTGCTTGGGGATATTGAACGGCTCTGAAGTTGGACTGGGAAGCATGAACATTATAGGAG ATATTACTTTGTTAGATAAAATTGTGATATATGACAATGAGAACCGGCGAATTGGATGGGGTCCGGCAAATTGCAATAGGCTTCCCAA TTCGTGA
- the LOC126783567 gene encoding aspartic proteinase Asp1-like isoform X1 — MGRSVKPRLTLTALLVLCLSATFFCCCLCETNQPQTNKKSAHLDTYGSSAVFPLQGNVYPLGYYSVSLSIGNPGKRFDLDIDTGSDLTWVQCDAPCTGCTKPREHLYKPKNNLVQCEDPLCAAFHSPASYPCNTPSDQCDYEVEYADQGSSLGVLVKDYFPLKFTNGSQLGPRLTFGCGYDQKHSGLSLPSTTGVLGLGTGKVSIVSQLSRLGLTKNVVGHCLSGQGGGYLFFGDDIVPFSGVMWTPRSSNLLENHYSSGPAELVFGGKPTGVKGLDLVFDSGSSYTYFNSKAYGALVKLLRTDLKGRPLKDATEDTSLPICWKGSKPFKSVRDAQSYFKPFSLSFTNVKNVQLQISPEAYLIVSKHGNVCLGILNGSEVGLGSMNIIGDITLLDKIVIYDNENRRIGWGPANCNRLPNVVREYCEGVSQLYVANLGILEERCPAFASDD, encoded by the exons ATGGGTCGCAGCGTTAAACCCCGATTAACATTGACGGCGTTATTGGTTCTGTGTTTGTCTGCAACGTTTTTCTGTTGCTGTCTCTGCGAAACCAATCAGCCCCAGACGAATAAGAAGTCGGCCCACTTGGACACCTATGGTTCTTCTGCTGTTTTCCCTCTTCAGGGCAATGTTTATCCTCTTGG GTACTACTCTGTGTCCCTCAGCATTGGCAACCCAGGCAAGCGTTTCGACCTTGATATTGATACTGGTAGTGATCTCACATGGGTCCAATGTGATGCTCCCTGTACCGGCTGTACCAAG CCCCGCGAGCATCTTTATAAACCAAAAAACAACCTTGTTCAATGTGAAGACCCTCTTTGTGCGGCATTTCATTCACCGGCAAGTTATCCGTGCAACACTCCAAGTGACCAATGTGACTATGAAGTTGAATATGCTGATCAAGGTTCATCTCTGGGTGTGCTGGTCAAGGATTACTTTCCCCTGAAATTCACCAATGGCTCTCAGCTTGGTCCTCGTTTGACATTTGG GTGTGGATATGATCAAAAACATTCTGGTCTAAGTTTGCCTTCCACCACTGGAGTTCTTGGCCTTGGTACTGGCAAAGTGAGCATTGTGTCACAATTAAGTCGCCTGGGTTTGACTAAAAATGTGGTTGGTCACTGTTTAAGTGGGCAAGGAGGAGGATATCTGTTCTTTGGGGATGATATTGTCCCTTTTTCAGGAGTCATGTGGACTCCAAGGTCAAGCAATTTGTTGGA aaatcACTACTCATCTGGACCAGCAGAACTTGTCTTTGGTGGTAAGCCCACTGGTGTGAAGGGCCTCGACTTGGTTTTTGACAGTGGGAGCTCCTACACTTACTTCAATTCCAAAGCTTACGGAGCATTAGTTAAGCTG TTGAGAACTGATTTGAAAGGTAGGCCTCTGAAGGATGCAACTGAAGACACATCCCTGCCAATTTGCTGGAAAGGCAGCAAACCTTTCAAATCTGTCCGTGACGCACAAAGTTATTTCAAACCCTTCTCACTGAGCTTTACTAATGTCAAGAATGTTCAGCTGCAAATATCACCCGAAGCTTATCTCATAGTTTCA aaacatggcaatgtgTGCTTGGGGATATTGAACGGCTCTGAAGTTGGACTGGGAAGCATGAACATTATAGGAG ATATTACTTTGTTAGATAAAATTGTGATATATGACAATGAGAACCGGCGAATTGGATGGGGTCCGGCAAATTGCAATAGGCTTCCCAA TGTAGTTCGTGAATATTGTGAAGGTGTTTCCCAGCTCTATGTAGCCAATTTGGGTATCTTGGAGGAGCGTTGTCCTGCTTTTGCTTCTGATGACTAG
- the LOC126783567 gene encoding aspartic proteinase Asp1-like isoform X2 translates to MGRSVKPRLTLTALLVLCLSATFFCCCLCETNQPQTNKKSAHLDTYGSSAVFPLQGNVYPLGYYSVSLSIGNPGKRFDLDIDTGSDLTWVQCDAPCTGCTKPREHLYKPKNNLVQCEDPLCAAFHSPASYPCNTPSDQCDYEVEYADQGSSLGVLVKDYFPLKFTNGSQLGPRLTFGCGYDQKHSGLSLPSTTGVLGLGTGKVSIVSQLSRLGLTKNVVGHCLSGQGGGYLFFGDDIVPFSGVMWTPRSSNLLENHYSSGPAELVFGGKPTGVKGLDLVFDSGSSYTYFNSKAYGALVKLLRTDLKGRPLKDATEDTSLPICWKGSKPFKSVRDAQSYFKPFSLSFTNVKNVQLQISPEAYLIVSKHGNVCLGILNGSEVGLGSMNIIGDITLLDKIVIYDNENRRIGWGPANCNRLPKS, encoded by the exons ATGGGTCGCAGCGTTAAACCCCGATTAACATTGACGGCGTTATTGGTTCTGTGTTTGTCTGCAACGTTTTTCTGTTGCTGTCTCTGCGAAACCAATCAGCCCCAGACGAATAAGAAGTCGGCCCACTTGGACACCTATGGTTCTTCTGCTGTTTTCCCTCTTCAGGGCAATGTTTATCCTCTTGG GTACTACTCTGTGTCCCTCAGCATTGGCAACCCAGGCAAGCGTTTCGACCTTGATATTGATACTGGTAGTGATCTCACATGGGTCCAATGTGATGCTCCCTGTACCGGCTGTACCAAG CCCCGCGAGCATCTTTATAAACCAAAAAACAACCTTGTTCAATGTGAAGACCCTCTTTGTGCGGCATTTCATTCACCGGCAAGTTATCCGTGCAACACTCCAAGTGACCAATGTGACTATGAAGTTGAATATGCTGATCAAGGTTCATCTCTGGGTGTGCTGGTCAAGGATTACTTTCCCCTGAAATTCACCAATGGCTCTCAGCTTGGTCCTCGTTTGACATTTGG GTGTGGATATGATCAAAAACATTCTGGTCTAAGTTTGCCTTCCACCACTGGAGTTCTTGGCCTTGGTACTGGCAAAGTGAGCATTGTGTCACAATTAAGTCGCCTGGGTTTGACTAAAAATGTGGTTGGTCACTGTTTAAGTGGGCAAGGAGGAGGATATCTGTTCTTTGGGGATGATATTGTCCCTTTTTCAGGAGTCATGTGGACTCCAAGGTCAAGCAATTTGTTGGA aaatcACTACTCATCTGGACCAGCAGAACTTGTCTTTGGTGGTAAGCCCACTGGTGTGAAGGGCCTCGACTTGGTTTTTGACAGTGGGAGCTCCTACACTTACTTCAATTCCAAAGCTTACGGAGCATTAGTTAAGCTG TTGAGAACTGATTTGAAAGGTAGGCCTCTGAAGGATGCAACTGAAGACACATCCCTGCCAATTTGCTGGAAAGGCAGCAAACCTTTCAAATCTGTCCGTGACGCACAAAGTTATTTCAAACCCTTCTCACTGAGCTTTACTAATGTCAAGAATGTTCAGCTGCAAATATCACCCGAAGCTTATCTCATAGTTTCA aaacatggcaatgtgTGCTTGGGGATATTGAACGGCTCTGAAGTTGGACTGGGAAGCATGAACATTATAGGAG ATATTACTTTGTTAGATAAAATTGTGATATATGACAATGAGAACCGGCGAATTGGATGGGGTCCGGCAAATTGCAATAGGCTTCCCAAGTCCTGA